A segment of the Phycisphaerae bacterium RAS1 genome:
TCTGGCCCGCCGACCAGGCCGAATTCAACAAGCTCATGATGGGCGACTTCGAAGGCGTCGGCATCCAGCTCGGCGTCGATGACCGCAGCGGCCGGCTCAAGGTGGTCACCCCCCTCGAAGACTCGCCCGCGCTCGAAGCCGGCATCCGCCCGGGCGACCTGATCATCAGCGTCAACGGCGGGACGACCAAGGGTTGGACCACTGAAGACGCCGTGCGAAACATCATGGGTCCCTCCGGCTCCGAAGTAACGCTCGGCCTCTTCCGCCCCACCACCGGCAAGGAACTCGAGTTCAAACTCAACCGCCGCCGCATCATTCTGAAGACCGTCCGCGGCGTGAATCGCCTGGACGACGGCAAGGGCGCCGCCTGGAATTACATGCTCGACACCGACGAGGGCGTGGCCTACATCCGCTTGACCGGTTTTCACCCCGAGTCGGCCAACGAGCTGAGCGATGCGCTCAAAGCGGCCAAGGCCCAGGGCATGAAAGGGCTGATCCTCGACCTGCGCTACAACCCCGGCGGTCTGCTGGATGTCGCGGTCGAGGCCGTCAGCACCTTTGTCGAAAGCGGCAAGGTCGTCACCACCAGCGGCCGCCGCGAGCAGAAAGAGCGGCACGACGTCACCGGCCGACCCGAGTGGCAGAACCTCCCGTTGATCGTCCTCATCAACGAAGGCAGCGCCAGCGCGTCAGAGATTCTGGCCGGCGCGCTGCAGGATCACGAGCGCGCCGTCGTCCTCGGCGAACGCACGTTCGGCAAGGGAAGTGTTCAAAAGGTCCTCCCGATCGGCGACAAGGCGCGACTCAAACTGACGACCGCGCTCTACTACCTGCCCAGCGGACGGTCGCCGCACAAGAAACCGCACGCCGACGAATGGGGCGTTTCACCCGACGTCGACGTGGACCTGACGCCCAAAGAAATCCGCAAGGTCATCGAAAAACAGAACGCTTTGGCGGTGATTCGCTCCGGCGAAGCGGAGGCCGAGAAGGCCGCCGAAGAGGTTGACCTGTCCGCGCTCAAGGACGACGGGAAGGAAAAGGACAAGGACGACGACGAGCCGCTGCTGAGCGAGGCCGATTTGAAGCTGCTCGAGTCCGATCCCTTCAAGGCCCCGGACGCCGACCCGCAGCTCGAAACGGCGCTCCTGCAGATGCGCGTGAAACTGACCGCCAACCTGCCCTGGCCGGCGCGGAAGCTCGCAGCCGTGAAGGACGACGCCAAGCGACAGTAGAGGCCACCGCAGAGCTCTTTCCGAGCCGCGACCGTCGGGAAGTGGGGTTCGGCGTGGGGGGCCGGGGTCTGGCATGGGAGACCGGCCTCCGGCCGGTCTTACCGCTTCGGCAGTGCGAGACCGGCCAGAGGCCGGTCCCCCAACCGCCGACGGAGCAGGTGCCGTCGCGCCGTGCGAGACCGGCCAGAGGCCGGTCCCCCGACCTGACCTCGTGCTACCACCACCACCCGTCCCAGTACCCGCCCCCGCAGCACCCCGGATCGACGTACGTCTCTCCGTAGTAGTACTCGTCTACGTACGCCGGGCTCCCGTAGCCGTACCCGTCGTACCCGTACCCATACCCGTAGATCGGATAACTGCCCAGCCCGCCGGCGTACGGCTCACACGCGACCGTGAATTGCATGACAGCCCCCGCGGCCAGACACGCCGACAGCCACTTTGCGTTGCGACGCATGGCGCACCTCCATCTCGCCCACCCGTTCGACTGTTCAGACACGCGCCCGGGCCGAACGTTGGGGCGAAGTGAGTTTGGAGAGCGCCGGACTCCGCCTACCTGCAAATCTGGGTGCCCGCGTTGCCGCTTAACGCTTCCGAAATCCGGTCGAGGTGGCAGATCAGTGCCCGCGCCCCAGGCCGCGTCGATTCCTCGACGAAGCCGGCGGCCGCTTCCACCTTCGGCCCCATGCTCCCGTCCGGAAACTGGCCGGCCGCCCGGTAGCGCCGTGCCTCCGCAACCGTGAGGCGCTCCAGAAACCGCTGCGAGGGCTTCCCAAAGTCCAGCGCGACCTGCTCCACCTCCGTGGCGATGAGCAGCACGTCCGCCCCGACCAGCCGCGCCAACAACGCCGATGTGCGGTCCTTGTCGATAACCGCCTCAATGCCCGACCACCGGCCGTCATCGCCGCGCACCACCGGAATCCCCCCTCCCCCGCCGACCACCAACAGCCGCCCGCGCTCCGCCAGCTCGCGAATCAGGTCGATCTCGACGATCGCCCGCGGCGACGGCGACGCCACGACCCGGCGAAACCGCCCGCGCGACGTTTCCACGATGCGCCAGCCGTGCGCCCGACGAAACTCCTCGGCCTTCAGCGCGGTGTACGGCCGGCCGATCGGCTTGGTCGGGTTGGCGAAAGCCGGATCGTTCGGGTCCACCTCCACGCACGTCACGATCGCCCCGGCCCGTCGCGGGTCGCCCCGCCGCTGCAACTCGTTGTTCAGGCACTGCGCGATCATGTAGCCCATGCCCGCCTGAGTGTCGGCGACGCAGATTTCCAAGGGCAGCATGTACACTTCGCGCGACGCCAGCTCCGCCCGCCGAAGCACATTGCCCACCTGCGGCCCGTTGCCGTGCGTGATCAGCAGGCGATAGCCGGCCTGCGCCACATCCGCGAGCCGCACGGCCGCGGCCCGCGTCGCGGCGAACTGCTCCGGGATGTTCCCCTCGGCATGCGGCGGGGAAATGGCGTTTCCGCCCAGTGCGACGACGACGAGGGGATCGGCCGAACTCATCTTCACCAATATAAGTGTGTGAATGAACAGACACCAACGCGTGCCCGCCCGCTACGGCACTTTTCTCAGCCGCGTCGCATCCAACAGCACCTGAAAACATACGCACGCAAACGCCGCGATCAGCCACGCCTGCGAGCGCTCCTCCCAGCGGACGAACCGCCGCTCCTCCACTTTCGTCCGCTCCAGCTTGTCGATCTCCTCGTAGATCTTCCGCAATGACTCTCGATTCGTGGCGTGGAAGAACTTGCCGCCCGTGACGTCGGCGATCGCCCGCAGATCGCGACTGTCCACCGGACGCCGGAACGGACCCTGCTGTTGACCCGTGCCCGCCAGAATGGTGTACACCTTGATGCCGTAGTTCGCCGCCAGGTCGCCCGCCTGCTGCGGCTCGACGTTGCCCATGTTGTTCTCGCCGTCCGTCAGCAGGATGACGATGCGGCTGCGGATGACGTGCTGCTCGCCGGAGCCGCTGGTGCGCTTCAGGTCCTTCAGCCGCTCGACCGCCAGGGCCAGGCCGTCGCCGATGGCTGTGCCGTCTTCCTCCTGCCGGCGCTGCGGCTGGATGGTCTGCGTGCTTTCGAGCACGGCCAGCAGACTGGCATGATCGAGCGTGAGCGGGCAGACGCTGTCGGCGAAGCGCGCGAAACGGACCATGCCGATCAGGTCGTTGGGCCGCCCGGGCAGGTCGCCGTCGCCCTTGACGAAGCGCTTGAAGACATCCTTCACGACGTCCAGCCGCGTGAGCTGGGCGCCGCGCGGCGCCAGGTCCAGGTCATTCATGCTGCTCGAAATATCGACCGTCATCTGGATCGCAATGCCCTCGGCGAAGACCTTGCTCGATTCGTCCGAACGCTGCGGGCGGGCCGCCGCCACGATCAGGCAGGCCAGAGCCGCGCTGCGCAGGACCGGGAGAATCAGACGTACACGCCCCGGCCACGCCCCGGCGGCCGCCCGCACCGCCGCCAGATCAGAAAAGCGAATCACCGGCCGCCGCGCCCGACGCAGCCACAAAAACCACAGCAGCGGGATTAGCAGCAGGAAGA
Coding sequences within it:
- a CDS encoding putative CtpA-like serine protease, translated to MPSRRPYRTILTAILLLPTLALGADETLTSAYDAILRGEFDAGKSVVAGLHNGGAQVKQVETWLDSYSKVAESRTELRQKTFEWNLDNAKKALDEGKTYLALSFATGASFYAPNRASFSCDPWVATLTEKARAEAQAFEKADKWARATAYYSALERLHEEDDQLRETREQAGRHARLEIVYDSKEALQRRTKDVNGDLLKTALKRINSDYFEQPDFRALADGALWNIEALCNTRKLYEYLDGVGNPEARNLFIKKLGELRAQVKREERYSHDDLKKLYSQIAFANKETVSLPEELLIVEFLEGALQELDDYSNMVWPADQAEFNKLMMGDFEGVGIQLGVDDRSGRLKVVTPLEDSPALEAGIRPGDLIISVNGGTTKGWTTEDAVRNIMGPSGSEVTLGLFRPTTGKELEFKLNRRRIILKTVRGVNRLDDGKGAAWNYMLDTDEGVAYIRLTGFHPESANELSDALKAAKAQGMKGLILDLRYNPGGLLDVAVEAVSTFVESGKVVTTSGRREQKERHDVTGRPEWQNLPLIVLINEGSASASEILAGALQDHERAVVLGERTFGKGSVQKVLPIGDKARLKLTTALYYLPSGRSPHKKPHADEWGVSPDVDVDLTPKEIRKVIEKQNALAVIRSGEAEAEKAAEEVDLSALKDDGKEKDKDDDEPLLSEADLKLLESDPFKAPDADPQLETALLQMRVKLTANLPWPARKLAAVKDDAKRQ
- the arcC2 gene encoding Carbamate kinase 2 is translated as MSSADPLVVVALGGNAISPPHAEGNIPEQFAATRAAAVRLADVAQAGYRLLITHGNGPQVGNVLRRAELASREVYMLPLEICVADTQAGMGYMIAQCLNNELQRRGDPRRAGAIVTCVEVDPNDPAFANPTKPIGRPYTALKAEEFRRAHGWRIVETSRGRFRRVVASPSPRAIVEIDLIRELAERGRLLVVGGGGGIPVVRGDDGRWSGIEAVIDKDRTSALLARLVGADVLLIATEVEQVALDFGKPSQRFLERLTVAEARRYRAAGQFPDGSMGPKVEAAAGFVEESTRPGARALICHLDRISEALSGNAGTQICR
- a CDS encoding von Willebrand factor type A domain protein, coding for MTRLAYPFVLLFLLLIPLLWFLWLRRARRPVIRFSDLAAVRAAAGAWPGRVRLILPVLRSAALACLIVAAARPQRSDESSKVFAEGIAIQMTVDISSSMNDLDLAPRGAQLTRLDVVKDVFKRFVKGDGDLPGRPNDLIGMVRFARFADSVCPLTLDHASLLAVLESTQTIQPQRRQEEDGTAIGDGLALAVERLKDLKRTSGSGEQHVIRSRIVILLTDGENNMGNVEPQQAGDLAANYGIKVYTILAGTGQQQGPFRRPVDSRDLRAIADVTGGKFFHATNRESLRKIYEEIDKLERTKVEERRFVRWEERSQAWLIAAFACVCFQVLLDATRLRKVP